CCGAAAGGATTTCCCTGTTTTTCTCAACCCTGGCTATCTTTATGTGAGCTGTATAAGGTGTCTCTCTGAGATTGGACAACAGAAGCTGTTCGTACAACGAATGATCGGCGGCTCCCCGAAAAACAGAGCATCCGGAGACTATGATCAGCATCAATGCGGGAACCAGTCTCATACTACCCAAGCCCATCTCGAAGTTTGTCAGAGGGATGTCATGCTAAGCATTGTTGGTTCTGAGTATAGCCCGGGCGCAACCTGGTGGCAATCTGGCTCCAATTCCGGAGGCATCCCGGTGCAATTGATGCGCACAGGTACACCGCGGTCCTGCGGAATTGTATTGAAGCGCCCACGACCTCAAGGTATAATCTCAAATCGAGATTGAAAGTATGAGCGAAGTGTCTTGCTCATTTCTCTCTGCAGTCTGGGAGCGCACTTCGTTCTTCTGACTACCCGGGGAGGTTCCCGAGCGGCCAAAGGGAACAGACTGTAAATCTGTCGGCGAAGCCTACGGAGGTTCGAATCCTCCCCTCCCCACCACCTGAATGCCGGCGCACCCTCAGAGAGATCGGTATGGTACAAACATGAAACTCAACGAAGAACAGACCGCCAGATTGCGTCAGCTCGCCGAGCGCGAGGGAATCAGCTTGCTTCTCCTTTTTGGATCTGCTGTCACTGAGAAGATTCATGCTGACAGCGATGTGGATGTTGCGGTGCTGTTTCAAGGGGAGCGAAATCTGACCGGTGCAGAGTACTCTGAGCTGGTTCACGAACTTCAGGAACTCTTTCCAGATCACCCCGTGGACCTTGGCGTGATCAACCATGCGGATCCACTCTTCTTAGGGAAAATCACCGAGAACTGTCAGATTCTTTACGGCATGCCTCAAACGCTTCAGAAACTCAAGATATATGCATTTAAGCGCTATCAAGATCATCGCCGCTATTTCGATTTGGAGCAAAAATATGTAGAGAAGTTCCTAAAAACACGGAAGGCGGCTTCGTGATTGACCGGACGCTTGTCATCCGAAAGATAAGCCTCATCAGCAAGGACCTGAACGCACTCGAACCCTATGCTGCGCTCTCACTCAACGACTATCTCAAAGATTCCATCAATGAAGTTCTGGTCGAACGATACCTTGAGCGTATGATCGGCAGGATGATTGACATCAACTATCACCTGATCACGGAACTTGATCATCCGCCCCCGAAGGATTACTTTGAATCCTTTGTGGAACTTGGGCGGCTTGGCGTTCTGGAGCCTGAGTTCGCGAGGTCTGCAGCTCAAGCGGCCGGTCTCCGAAACCGAATCGTGCATGAATACGATGAGATTGATGAGCAAAAGGTCTACGAAAGTCTCTTGACTGCGGCGAAAGACATCCCCACCTATCTCCAGGCAGTGCATGTCTTCGTTGAAAGGGCCTCTAAAGAGTAACGCTGCGTTTACTAACGGCCGTTCCAGAAACCTGAACCCGGCTACTTGAGAACCACCATCTTGCGGACTGATGTGAACGCCCCGGCGTTCAGGCGGTAGAAGTAGATTCCGGAGGAAACTTCCTGGCCGGCTTCGCTGCGGTAGATGTTGAAGCCAATTGTGTTCACCTCGGATGCAGTGCGCCAGTACAGGGTGATGCCCTGCGGCGTGGGAGCTGCGCTGAAGGATGCAAGTTCGACCGGGACTATCTCAATCGTGTTGCAGATTGGGAAGTTCGTATTCAGGACAGTTGAAGTTGGCGAGATCACATACGTTGAATCCCTGAGGCAGAGGCCAATGGTGTGCAAAGGATTCGCTTCCTCCGCAATGTCAAGAACGAGAAGCAGTTTCTCTCCCGTGGGCCCTACCTTGAAGGACATCCCGGTCACGGTTGCCGTGCGGGCGCTCTCCGCATCCGCGTGGAATTTCGTTGAAGCCCTCAAGATTTGTACGTATAATTCCGCTCAGATAATTTGCCCGGTCATGCCAAGAGATGCAGTTTGACCATCCTAGAACTCCGCGGCTTCTTGTCTGTTGCGCCTACTGGATGGCTTGGGCGAGGTTGCCGAGCGGCCAATCATTTGCCTGGGGTACTAAATTCAAGTCCGGCGGCAACATCGGTCAAATACTCTTCCAGAAAGACGAGATGCCAGACCGGACCACTGAAGAGACTCGAAATATGGGTCACCTATGAGGCTTGATCGAGGACAGATTGAGATAATGGAGGACTCTATGGCCGAGGTGCTGCGTTTGAAAACTCCTGCGCAGCGCATAGCAATTGGATTCGCATTGTGGACGTCTGCACGACGAATGCTGACGGCACACCTAAGGACCAGCCACGCAGACTGGGACGAGCGGCGCATTCAGTCCGAGGTTGCGAAAAGGCTTTCTCATGGAACTGCATGAACTTCTCCGCAAGGTTGTTGAGACATTCGAGAATCTGCAGATCCCATACCTGATAACTGGCTCGGTCGCCAGTATGGCTTATGGAGAACCCCGGCTTACAAACGATATTGACCTCGTGGCACAGATAGCCAAGGACAACGTAGGCGGGTTGATGAAGGCCTTTCCATCGACTGAGTTCTATATCAGTGAAGAGATGATCAGAGAGGCGATTGACCGGTGCGGTCAGTTCAATATCATCCATCCAGTTTCGGGGCTCAAGGTAGATGTCATGATTAAGCAGAGTACGCCATTCGACGAAAGCAGGTTCAGGCGGGTGCGCCAAATCTCTCCTGCGGAATCCTATCAAGCCAATTTTGCCTCACCTGAGGATGTAATTATTAAGAAGATGGAGTATTACCGGGACGGCGGTTCGGAGAAACATCTTCGGGATATTACAGGCATTCTGATAATCAG
Above is a window of Candidatus Eisenbacteria bacterium DNA encoding:
- a CDS encoding nucleotidyltransferase domain-containing protein is translated as MKLNEEQTARLRQLAEREGISLLLLFGSAVTEKIHADSDVDVAVLFQGERNLTGAEYSELVHELQELFPDHPVDLGVINHADPLFLGKITENCQILYGMPQTLQKLKIYAFKRYQDHRRYFDLEQKYVEKFLKTRKAAS
- a CDS encoding DUF86 domain-containing protein, coding for MIDRTLVIRKISLISKDLNALEPYAALSLNDYLKDSINEVLVERYLERMIGRMIDINYHLITELDHPPPKDYFESFVELGRLGVLEPEFARSAAQAAGLRNRIVHEYDEIDEQKVYESLLTAAKDIPTYLQAVHVFVERASKE